In Pseudonocardia sp. C8, one genomic interval encodes:
- the dnaN gene encoding DNA polymerase III subunit beta, whose protein sequence is MKFRVERDVLADAAAWVARSLPARPPVPVLGGVLIQSDADAGEKLTVSGFDYETSARVELDATVGEPGRTLVSGRLLADITRALPSKPVDLVVDGARATINCGNSRFSLPTMPVEDYPQLPEMPQKAGTVAADALAAAVAQVAVASGRDDTLPMLTGIRLEIEGSQLTLAATDRFRLAVRELEWSPEDASISTAVLIPAKTLAEVAKTLAGSGTVEIALSAGDGMLGLTGGGRRSTSRLLDAEFPRFRQLIPAEHTTAVELDVAMLVEAIKRVSLVADRVAQIRMEFGEDGLRLAAGGDDVGSAEEELPCALDGNPLTIAFNPGYLLDALGALHTDRAQLTFTTPNRPALVRPVPKPATDDAAEAPTPEKAGYLHLLMPVRLPG, encoded by the coding sequence ATGAAGTTCCGGGTCGAACGCGACGTCCTCGCGGACGCGGCCGCCTGGGTGGCGCGCAGCCTTCCGGCGCGCCCACCCGTGCCCGTGCTCGGCGGGGTGCTCATCCAGTCCGACGCCGATGCCGGCGAGAAGCTGACCGTCTCCGGTTTCGACTACGAGACCTCGGCGCGGGTCGAGCTCGACGCGACCGTCGGCGAGCCGGGCCGGACCCTCGTGTCGGGCCGGCTGCTCGCCGACATCACCCGGGCCCTCCCGTCCAAGCCGGTCGACCTGGTCGTCGACGGTGCCCGGGCCACGATCAACTGCGGCAACAGCCGGTTCAGCCTCCCGACGATGCCGGTCGAGGACTACCCGCAGCTGCCGGAGATGCCGCAGAAGGCGGGCACCGTCGCGGCCGACGCGCTGGCCGCCGCCGTCGCCCAGGTGGCCGTGGCGTCCGGCCGGGACGACACGCTGCCGATGCTGACCGGTATCCGGCTCGAGATCGAGGGCTCCCAGCTGACCCTCGCCGCGACCGACCGGTTCCGGCTGGCCGTCCGCGAGCTCGAGTGGTCCCCGGAGGACGCCTCGATCTCGACCGCGGTGCTCATCCCGGCGAAGACCCTCGCCGAGGTCGCCAAGACCCTCGCCGGCTCCGGCACGGTGGAGATCGCGCTGTCGGCCGGTGACGGCATGCTCGGCCTGACCGGCGGCGGCCGCCGCTCGACGAGCCGGCTGCTCGACGCGGAGTTCCCGCGGTTCCGGCAGCTCATCCCGGCCGAGCACACGACGGCGGTCGAGCTCGACGTCGCGATGCTCGTCGAGGCGATCAAGCGCGTGTCGCTCGTGGCCGACCGGGTCGCCCAGATCCGGATGGAGTTCGGCGAGGACGGGCTGCGCCTGGCCGCCGGTGGCGACGACGTCGGGTCCGCGGAGGAGGAGCTGCCCTGCGCGCTGGACGGCAACCCGCTGACCATCGCGTTCAACCCGGGCTACCTGCTCGACGCGCTCGGCGCGCTGCACACCGACCGCGCGCAGCTGACGTTCACCACGCCGAACCGGCCCGCGCTGGTCCGGCCGGTGCCGAAGCCCGCCACCGACGACGCGGCCGAGGCACCCACCCCGGAGAAGGCCGGCTACCTGCACCTGCTGATGCCCGTGCGCCTGCCCGGCTGA